GCTCCAGATTATGGAAGACCACTTGGGTGCCGATCATGTAGCGGTTGCCCAGGCTCTGAATAACCTGGGGGTGCTCTACTGTGAGCAGCAGCGGTTTGCCGAAGCCGAACCCCTGTTGCGTCGTGCTGTGAGCATCAGTCAGAGGCAAGTTGGAGAGAATCATCCGGCTACTCGCAAAATTCAAGAGAGCCTGGATAGCCTGGTCACGGCTCTGCAAACTCCTCACACACCACCCCCCAACCCTGACTTCACCATTGAGGAGATTCAGGGGGTGAAGTTCCTCCAATCCTTAGGTCGCTTTGGTGAAGCGGAAGCGCAGCTTAAGTTCATTCTGTCCGCCCGCGAACGTACCTTTGGACGCGACCATCCCCATGTGGCAGAGGTGCTCAGCTTGTTGGCGCGGCAATACCTGGAGCAACGGCGATTTGCGGAAGCCCAACCCTTGCTAGAGCGATCGGTCAATATGCAGGAACGGTTGTTAGGTGCAGCAGATCCGGATACCGCAGAAACCTTCCACAACCTGGCATCGCTGTATCTTGAACAACACCGCTACGCTGATGCTGAGAAGCTATTGCTGCGATCGCTCCAGGTTTGGCAATCACTGGGCAGCGATCGCCTGGAGGTGGCAGCCACTCTCAATGCCCTGGCAAGAGCCTATCAGGGGCAGGGATTTTATGGAAAAGCAGAAGACGCCTTTCGTCGCGCCTTAGATATTGATCAGAAGCGGTTGGGGTTCAATCATCCCCATGTTGCCAACGACTTGAATAACCTGGCAATGCTGTATTGCCAGCAGAAACGATTTGCCGAGGCAAAACGATTACTACAACAGGCGTTTGCAATTCTAGAACAGCACCTTGGGCGCAACCATCCTGACACCCGCAAGGTGGCACAAAATCTGTTGATGCTGTCTCCACTCCGATTTCTGATTGCCCTTCTTTTTTGGCTTCTGTGGCTTTTGAATAAGGGAATTCGGGGACTGTGGTGGGTGGTGCGGTTACTCCTGTTTTTGCTGCTATTACCGTTTTTGCTAGCGACAGGGCGAGTGCGATTGGTGGTGCGCCGACGCTAAAAGTGAGGTTCATTGCACCTCATAATTTATTGGTTCTCACCAATTTGTCTCCATCTGCTGCAAGGGCGTTTCGCGAAACGCCCCTACAAATTCACATATCCGATCAGCAATGCCCCCAATCCAAAATCGCAAATCTAAAATCCAAAATGGCATAGCTGTCTTATAAGGTTGCCTGTGAAGCAAGCTATAACAGAAGAAAATTTCAAGCCCCCCAACTCCCTGAGGATGACCCGATGGTGCAGCTTGCAGTTCAGCAAAATACAGAAGCCAAGCAACTGAAGCGATCGCTGTGTTAGGTGATAGTGGCGATCGCCCCATGTCATAACCCACCCTCATGCGAAACATTAAAACCTCACCCGATGCTAACTAGTCATGACAGATGAACTGATTCAGAAGCTGAAACAACTCATCGAAGAAGATCTCCAAACTGCACCAGCAGCAGCTTCAATCGAGCAATTAGTTGAGCGTCTCCAGCAAGACGAACGCATTGAGCAGGCGATTCAAATTAACACGGGGGATGCCGTTGGGTTTCAAGCGATGGTACAGGAGGGCGGTGTTGCTAACATGGGCATTCACCTCCACGGCTGGGAAGAGGAAAAACTCACTCAGGTGCTGACCACATTTCTCAAGTCCCTCCAGCCCAAAGAAATCCCTAACAATGTTCCTTGCAGTGGCGTTGCCAAATTCATCGGACGTAAACCGGAACTGGAACGACTCCACACTCAACTGCAACAGGGAAGTTTGGTTTCCATTTCAGCCGTGGAGGGCATGGGCGGTGTCGGCAAAACGGAGCTAGCTATTCAATACACCCAACGGTATGCGTCTGCCTATGAAGGAGGAATTGCCTGGTTGTATGCCAGAGAGTTCAACGTGGGCACTCAGGTTGTGGGGTTTGCTCAGTCCCGCTTAAATTTGAAAATTCCAGAAGGACTGGAACTGCCGGATCAGGTTGCCTATTGCTGGCGTAACTGGCGTGAAGGGGATGTACTGCTCGTATTGGATGATGTGGTCAACTATGGTCGGGATGTAGAACCCTATTTGCCGCCGCCTGCATCAAGTCGATTTAAGGTGGTCATGACCACTCGACTTACCTTTGGTCCACCGATTCAGTCGCTATCACTTAATGTGTTGTCTCCCGATCAAGCTTTAGAATTGCTGACGGTTTTAATTGGAGACGCACGGGTACAGCCAGAGTTAGAGATTGCTAAAACCCTCTGCACCTGGTTGGAATATTTACCGTTGGGCATTGAGTTAGTGGGTCGTTATCTGCTCAAACGGACTGACCTATCGTTGGCTACCTTGCTATTTCGGCTGCAAGAAAAAGCCAAGAAACGACAAGCTATCCAACACGATGCCCTACAACGCGATGAAGCAACGGCAACCTCCACGGCACGACGGGGAGCCGAAGCTGCCTTTGAGTTGAGTTGGGACGAGTTGAATGAACCGAGTCAACATCTTGGTAAACTGTTGAGCCTATTCGCTCCTGCTCCCATTCCCTGGTATTTAGCAGAGCAGGTGGAGCAGAAGTATTGCGAGAATTCCGAGGGGGCGATCGCCTTTGATGATGAGGAGTTTGAGAATGCCAGAACCAAACTGTTGGATCTGCATTTACTACAACTTTCCCAACAGCAAGAGCAAACCTATCGACTCCATGCCCTGATTCGAGAGTTCTTCAGAAGCAAGTTGGAAGGGGAAACCGATGTTGCAGCTTGAGAAGAATCAGAAAACAGAGGCAGAACAACTAAAACGGGCATTGTGTCAGGTCATGGCAACAGTAGCGATCCAAGTTCCGCCATCCCCTACCAAATTTCTCATTCAGCAGATTGCTCCTGCTATCCCCCATATTGCTGAAGCTGCAACAACCTTGCATTCCTGGTTAACCGATACAGATATCATTGCCCCCTATCTGGGCTTGGGTTACTTCTACCAAGGACAGGCTCTCTACTCTCAAGCTCTGATCTGGTTTGAACATTGCCTCGCAACTGCTTGTTCTCGCTTCGGAGATGAACACCCGTATGTCGCCACCAGTCTCAATGAATTGGCATCACTTCATCAGGAACAAGGACAGTATGCAGAGGCGGAGTCACTGTATCGGCGATCGCTCACCATTCGAGAACAGCAGTTCAATCCAGACCATATTGCGATCGCAGCCAGTCTCAACAATCTCGCAAGACTCCATCAAGCGCAGGGGCACTATGAAGAAGCTGAACTGCTATATCAGCGATCGCTGCTCATCCTCGAACAGCAAAGTGAACCAAACAATGCGTTCTTAGCATCCAGTCTCAACAATCTAGCGGAAGTCTATCAGGAGCAGGGACGGTATGCAGAGGCGGAGCGACTCTATCAGCGATCGCTCAGCATTTGGGAGCAACAGTTCGGAGCCAATCACCCCGATGTTGCAACTGGACTGAATAATCTGGCGAATCTTTACCTATCCCAGGGACGCTATACAGAAGCCGAACGCTTTTATCAGCAGTCGTTATCCATCTATGAGCAACAGTTGAGCACTGACCATCCAGCTATTGCAGATGCTCTCACCAATCTGGCAGCGTTACATTACCTTCAGGGACGCTATACAGAAGCCGAACGCTTTTATCAGCAATCGCTCGCCATTCAGGAAGAGCACTTGGGAGTAGAGCATCCCGATGTTGCCACCAGTCTCAACAATTTAGCAGGTCTTTACCATTTCCAACGGCACTACAGTGAAGCAGAAAGGCTCTATCAACGAGCATTGACGATCCAGAAAACGCAATTGGGCGCAGATCATCCTGCGATCGCTACCACTCTTCAGAACCTGGCTAATCTCTACCAACTCCAAGGGTTTTATGCGAAAGCAGAGCCTTTGTATCGGCAATCGCTGATGATTCAAGAACAACAGTTGGGAAGCAATCACCCTGCGGTCGTTGTTGGATTGAATAATCTTGCCAATCTCTATCGCTTACAATCTCGTAGCGTTGATGCCGAACCTCTATTCGTGCGATCGCTAACCATCCTTGAGCATCACTTCGGGAGTGACCATCCTGAAGTCGCTACCAGCCTCGACAGTTTAGCTAGTCTCTACCTGTCCCAAGCTCGTTATGCAGATGCCGAAACCCTCTACCAGCGATCGTTCGCTATTTACAAACACCACTTGGGAGCAACCCATCCTCACATCGCTACCAGTCTCAATAACCTGGCTAATCTCTACAAAGCCCAAGGAGACTACGGCAAAGCTAAGTCTTTCTATAAACAAGCCCTTCAAATTGTTGAGCCGCAACTCGGGACGAACCATCCCCACACCACTACCATCCGCCAGAACTTGGAATTGATATCAGAAGTTGGAGGGTAAAATCAATGTTGCAGCTTGAGGTTCAGCAAAATACCGAAGCCGAGCAACTGAAGCGATCGCTGTGTCAGGTGATGGTGGCGATCGCCCCTCATAACCCTCCTCCTTAGAAACACCCGCACTTGGCACCCGTAAGCGCCCCACAACTACCTCATTCACACCTGATCGGAGGGGGTTTGGGGGACGCGCCTCGTCCTCCAGCAAGGGGGATTGGGGGAAAGCTTCCCCCAAGGCTCGCTTCCCAAACCTTCATTTTTAGCAACGTGTAACGATCGCCTTCCTTAATCTACTGCTGTGTTGAAATCCACAAAGGAACTATAGGACACTTTATAAAGCAAGCTATAACAGAAGAAATTCTCTCGTTCTTCCCTATGGCAACGCCCCCATCCTCCACACCTGCCAACTCTCCCCTTGAAGTCTTCTTCTCCTATGCTCACGAAGACGAAGGCTTACGCGATAAACTTGCTAATCACCTCAAACTGTTAGAGCGACAAGGGGTTATCAAGAAATGGCACGATCGCCAAATTCTACCGGGGTCAGAGTGGAAAGGACAGATTGACGGTCACTTAGAATCCGCCCACATTATCCTGCTGTTGATTAGCTCCGACTTCCTCGCTTCCGAT
This DNA window, taken from Oscillatoria sp. FACHB-1407, encodes the following:
- a CDS encoding tetratricopeptide repeat protein — its product is MISSVAIRPDTEADQLKRAFAETMVAASGQLFQAVTQAALQEISAIAPHVAEAAEHLQPWLSDDTCLYPFWALGAFYTHQATYNQALVWYEQAIATAEARLGVDHPLVAQSLMQFGTALHTQRGDLAQAEALYRRSLQILEQQFGSDSVEVVPALVGLATLCQQPGRYAEGDALYQRSLQILEQQPEPNPLAIATTLDHWAELCRAWGHYGQAESLYQRSLQILEQQPDPNPTAVSIFLNNQARLYTNRKQYSKAEALYQRSLHLLEQELGTDHPGLGATLKNLANLYAYQRRFAESVQVHQRLIHIVEQQLVPNHPMLTTALNDLAVLYCDQLRYDEAAPLFERSLQIMEDHLGADHVAVAQALNNLGVLYCEQQRFAEAEPLLRRAVSISQRQVGENHPATRKIQESLDSLVTALQTPHTPPPNPDFTIEEIQGVKFLQSLGRFGEAEAQLKFILSARERTFGRDHPHVAEVLSLLARQYLEQRRFAEAQPLLERSVNMQERLLGAADPDTAETFHNLASLYLEQHRYADAEKLLLRSLQVWQSLGSDRLEVAATLNALARAYQGQGFYGKAEDAFRRALDIDQKRLGFNHPHVANDLNNLAMLYCQQKRFAEAKRLLQQAFAILEQHLGRNHPDTRKVAQNLLMLSPLRFLIALLFWLLWLLNKGIRGLWWVVRLLLFLLLLPFLLATGRVRLVVRRR
- a CDS encoding NB-ARC domain-containing protein, which codes for MTDELIQKLKQLIEEDLQTAPAAASIEQLVERLQQDERIEQAIQINTGDAVGFQAMVQEGGVANMGIHLHGWEEEKLTQVLTTFLKSLQPKEIPNNVPCSGVAKFIGRKPELERLHTQLQQGSLVSISAVEGMGGVGKTELAIQYTQRYASAYEGGIAWLYAREFNVGTQVVGFAQSRLNLKIPEGLELPDQVAYCWRNWREGDVLLVLDDVVNYGRDVEPYLPPPASSRFKVVMTTRLTFGPPIQSLSLNVLSPDQALELLTVLIGDARVQPELEIAKTLCTWLEYLPLGIELVGRYLLKRTDLSLATLLFRLQEKAKKRQAIQHDALQRDEATATSTARRGAEAAFELSWDELNEPSQHLGKLLSLFAPAPIPWYLAEQVEQKYCENSEGAIAFDDEEFENARTKLLDLHLLQLSQQQEQTYRLHALIREFFRSKLEGETDVAA
- a CDS encoding tetratricopeptide repeat protein; amino-acid sequence: MLQLEKNQKTEAEQLKRALCQVMATVAIQVPPSPTKFLIQQIAPAIPHIAEAATTLHSWLTDTDIIAPYLGLGYFYQGQALYSQALIWFEHCLATACSRFGDEHPYVATSLNELASLHQEQGQYAEAESLYRRSLTIREQQFNPDHIAIAASLNNLARLHQAQGHYEEAELLYQRSLLILEQQSEPNNAFLASSLNNLAEVYQEQGRYAEAERLYQRSLSIWEQQFGANHPDVATGLNNLANLYLSQGRYTEAERFYQQSLSIYEQQLSTDHPAIADALTNLAALHYLQGRYTEAERFYQQSLAIQEEHLGVEHPDVATSLNNLAGLYHFQRHYSEAERLYQRALTIQKTQLGADHPAIATTLQNLANLYQLQGFYAKAEPLYRQSLMIQEQQLGSNHPAVVVGLNNLANLYRLQSRSVDAEPLFVRSLTILEHHFGSDHPEVATSLDSLASLYLSQARYADAETLYQRSFAIYKHHLGATHPHIATSLNNLANLYKAQGDYGKAKSFYKQALQIVEPQLGTNHPHTTTIRQNLELISEVGG